From Rhizobium sp. Pop5:
GACGCCGACACTCTTGCCCTCTAGGGCCTTCTCGATTTCGGCGAGGCTCTTGAGACCTGCAAGCGGAGAGTCCTTGGCAACAGCGAAATAGAGCGGCGTTGTCGCATAGGGGATGGAGTAGTCGATCTTCTTCTCACGTTCGGCGGTGATACCGAGGCCGGAAATGATGACGTCAAAGCGATCTTTATCCATGGAGGGCACCAGCGAGCTGAATGTCTGTACGACGAATTCACACTTCAGTTTCAGCTCGGCGCAGAGGCCATTGGCGATATCGGCGTCGAATCCGGTTACGTTGCCGCTCGGATCGGCCATGCTGAACTTCGGCGCATCGCCCTCCGTCCCGATACGCAGAACGCCGTCCTTTGCCGACGCGCCCGTCGCCAGTGCGCAGACGAGAAGGCTGGTTGCCAATGCTGACTTGATGAGATTGCTATTGATCATGATTGTTACCCCTTTTGGTTTTCGTTGTAGCGCGGTTTCAGGCGTTGGCTGCCATCACTGTCGATAGAAAACGCTTCACCCCTTCCGTTGCGGGATTTCGAAACAGTTCCTTCGGCTCGTCATCCTGCTCAAGGCGGCCGTTTTGCAGGAATATCATCCGGTTCGACACATCGCGTGCGAACCGCATTTCATGCGTGACGAGGAGGATCGTAGCCCCCGATTCCGCCAGCGCCCTTATGACTTTCAGCACTTCACCCACGAGCTCGGGGTCCAGTGCAGATGTCGGCTCATCGCACAGCATCAGTTTTGGTCTCATCGCCAGAACACGTGCGATCGCGACGCGTTGTTGCTGCCCGCCCGAAAGCTGTTGCGGGTAGCGATCGCGGAAACTCGCCATGCCGACTTTCGACAAGGCCGAGAGCGCGACCTCTTCAGCGTCTTTCTTCGCGAGTTTCAGCACCCAAACGAGTGCCTCGGTCACGTTAGACAGGACGTTCAGGTGAGGCCAGAGATTGAAGTTCTGGAACACCATGCCAATCTGCCTGCGAAGGTTCCTGATATCGCGAGCGTTGACAATCTGGCTCCTGCCGCGCTCGTCATTGACAACGCAGACCGACTGACCCATGCACTCGATCCGACCTGATGTCGGCGTCTCCAGAAAGTTGATGCAGCGAAGGGCGGTGCTTTTCCCACATCCGGACGACCCGATCAGGGAAATGACCTCACCTTCGCTCATGTCGAAGCTGATACCATCGAGTACCTTCGTCGATCCAAACGTCTTGGTGAGTTCTCGAACCTTTAGAACTGCGTTCATGCGCAAAGCCTCAGACAGTCGCCCATTCGTTATCCCGCCACCAGTCCTTGAGAGTCCAGCTCCCGCAACACCTCGTCAACGGCAGCCCTTGCGATCGCTACCATTTCGTCGATTTCCGCTTCCGTCATCACAAGTGGCGGTGCAAAGCCCAGAATGTCCCCATGCGGCATCGCGCGGGCAATGAGGTTGCGATTTCGCGCGGCTTGGGAGATGCGCGCGCCGACCTTCAGGCCGGGATCGAACGAAGCCCGGCTACCGCGATCGGAAACGAACTCGATGGCTGCAAGCATGCCGACACCACGAACCTCCCCGACGATCGGATTTTGCTCGAACTCCGCCTTCAGCCGTTGCATAAGATAAGCGCCTTTCGTCGCGGACTGGCCGGCAAGGTTTTCGCGCTCGATGATATCAAGAACCGCGTTCGCGGCCGCGGCGCCGATCGGATGACCGGAGTAGGTGTAGCCATGTGAGAACGAGCCCACACGCGGCGTTGCCTCCTCCATGACCTCGTAGACTTTTTGCGAAACGATGGCCGCCGACAGCGGCACATAGGCTGACGTCAAGCCCTTGGCGACGGTGATCAGATCGGGATCCATACCGTAGAGGTCCGAACCGAACATGGCACCGGTGCGGCCAAACCCGCAGACCACCTCGTCGGCAATCAGCAGCACGTCGTACTTCTTCAGCACAGCTTGGATCTTCGGCCAGTATCCTGCCGGCGGCGGTGTAATGCCTCCCGTTCCAAGGACCGGCTCCGCTATGAAGGCGCCGACAGTGTCCGGCCCTTCGGCGAGAACAAGCGCTTCCAATTCATCAGCGCGGCGCTGTGAAAAGGCTTCTTCGGTCTCGCCAGGCATCGCACCGCGATAGAAATGTGGGACGCCGGTGCGCAGAATCCCCGAAACCGGCAGATCCATATGATCGTGGTAAAAGCTCAAGCCTGTCATGGAGCCGGAAACCACTGAACATCCATGATAGCCGCGCTCACGCGAGATGATCTTCTTCTTTTGCGCTTTCCCGCGCAGATTGTTGTAATACCAGACGATCTTCGCCTGCGTCTCATTCGCGTCGGAACCGGACAGTCCGTAAAAGACCTTCGACATTTTGCCTGGGGCCATTCGCACCAGGCGATCCGAAAGTCGTGCGAGCTCCTCAGTCGTGTGTGCTGCGTAAGAGTGGTAATAGGCAAGCTTGTAAGCCTGCCGAGCGATCGCTTCGGCGACTTCGGTGCGGCCATAGCCGACATTCACGCAATAGAGGCCCGCAAAGCCGTCCAGATATTCTCGGCCGGATGCATCGCGGATACGAACGCCTTTTCCAGTCTCGACGATGGTGGGATCGGTCTCTCCGGCAGCGTAATTCTTAAGGTAAGTGAACGGATGCAGGACGGTCCTGCGGTCCATGTCAGCAATTTCAGCAATATTGGTCATTTCTCGGTTCCTCATGCAGCGAGGTCATCTCGGGCTGCACATTGCTGCCGCCTCTGTCTTGTCCATCAAGCGTAGAAGTATTGAGACGATGAATTCCGGCGGAAGGCTTGCTTGGACGAGGAATTCCTGCTTTTTTGGTCCGTTAAACGATGAAATCCTGCGGAGTTTCCCATGCAGCTCGATCGGCTAGATGCTCGTCTTCTCAGTCTCGTGCAGGTCCATAACAGACACAGCAGCGAGGAACTCGGTGCGATGGTCGGTCTTTCGGCCACTGCGGTGCAGCGCCGCCTCAAGCGGCTTCGTGAGGCGGGCGTGATTGAGGCTGAGATTGCGGTTGTGAAGCCCAAATCTGTCGGCCGGCCGATCGCAATGCTTGTACTGGTCACGCTCGAGCGCGAAAGAGCCGACATCGTTGACCGGTTCAAGCAATCGATACGGCAGACGCCGGAAGTGATGAACGGCTACTATGTAACAGGCGATGCGGATTTCGTCCTGATTGTCACTGCCGAGAGCATGGAAGACTACGAGGTCTTTACCCGCAAGTTCTTCTATGAAAATCCCGATATCAAGGGCTTCAAGACAATGGTGGTCATGGACCGCGTCAAGACAGGCTTTTCAGTGCCGATCGACTTTGATCACTTCTCCTGAGATAGACACGGCCTTGAGTCCGCCGGGTTTTCGCGGAATGACGTTTGATACTTCGACGGATTGCACCTGGGAATGTCTCCGGAGCCGGACCATTATCGTTCGAGCGCTGCGGGCGGATTGAAGGCAGGCGGCAAGCCGTCAGCGTCATGAGCAAAATGCAAGGTGGATTGGTCTGTTTGTGCCGTTCAAACTGACCGATCTGTATCCGATGATGCGCACATAAATCGCTTCACCGGAGGAACCGCATGAAGATCTACAATATCGCACTAGTAGGATTTGGTGGCGTCAACCGCGCTTTGGCGGAGCTCATCGCGACGAAGAACCCGCTGTGGGAGCGGGATCTTGGTTTTCGCCTTAACATCGTTGCCGTCAGTGATCTCCATCTCGGTTCCGTCATTTCGCCGAACGGTCTG
This genomic window contains:
- a CDS encoding transporter substrate-binding domain-containing protein, which encodes MINSNLIKSALATSLLVCALATGASAKDGVLRIGTEGDAPKFSMADPSGNVTGFDADIANGLCAELKLKCEFVVQTFSSLVPSMDKDRFDVIISGLGITAEREKKIDYSIPYATTPLYFAVAKDSPLAGLKSLAEIEKALEGKSVGVVTGTTYARFMEKRMHGADLKTYDAVTQLTADLASGRIDIAFADSPTWMDFLATPDGANFTKIDLKIMAMDDPDVLGHGMGVGMRKGNTELKTKVDAALCKMINDGKVKEASMHWFQDDYTIPCKK
- a CDS encoding amino acid ABC transporter ATP-binding protein gives rise to the protein MNAVLKVRELTKTFGSTKVLDGISFDMSEGEVISLIGSSGCGKSTALRCINFLETPTSGRIECMGQSVCVVNDERGRSQIVNARDIRNLRRQIGMVFQNFNLWPHLNVLSNVTEALVWVLKLAKKDAEEVALSALSKVGMASFRDRYPQQLSGGQQQRVAIARVLAMRPKLMLCDEPTSALDPELVGEVLKVIRALAESGATILLVTHEMRFARDVSNRMIFLQNGRLEQDDEPKELFRNPATEGVKRFLSTVMAANA
- a CDS encoding aspartate aminotransferase family protein — encoded protein: MTNIAEIADMDRRTVLHPFTYLKNYAAGETDPTIVETGKGVRIRDASGREYLDGFAGLYCVNVGYGRTEVAEAIARQAYKLAYYHSYAAHTTEELARLSDRLVRMAPGKMSKVFYGLSGSDANETQAKIVWYYNNLRGKAQKKKIISRERGYHGCSVVSGSMTGLSFYHDHMDLPVSGILRTGVPHFYRGAMPGETEEAFSQRRADELEALVLAEGPDTVGAFIAEPVLGTGGITPPPAGYWPKIQAVLKKYDVLLIADEVVCGFGRTGAMFGSDLYGMDPDLITVAKGLTSAYVPLSAAIVSQKVYEVMEEATPRVGSFSHGYTYSGHPIGAAAANAVLDIIERENLAGQSATKGAYLMQRLKAEFEQNPIVGEVRGVGMLAAIEFVSDRGSRASFDPGLKVGARISQAARNRNLIARAMPHGDILGFAPPLVMTEAEIDEMVAIARAAVDEVLRELDSQGLVAG
- a CDS encoding Lrp/AsnC family transcriptional regulator, which codes for MQLDRLDARLLSLVQVHNRHSSEELGAMVGLSATAVQRRLKRLREAGVIEAEIAVVKPKSVGRPIAMLVLVTLERERADIVDRFKQSIRQTPEVMNGYYVTGDADFVLIVTAESMEDYEVFTRKFFYENPDIKGFKTMVVMDRVKTGFSVPIDFDHFS